The Zonotrichia albicollis isolate bZonAlb1 chromosome 6, bZonAlb1.hap1, whole genome shotgun sequence genome window below encodes:
- the HECTD1 gene encoding E3 ubiquitin-protein ligase HECTD1 isoform X4, translated as MADVDPDTLLEWLQMGQGDERDMQLIALEQLCMLLLMSDNVDRCFETCPPRTFLPALCKIFLDESAPDNVLEVTARAITYYLDVSAECTRRIVGVDGAIKALCNRLVVVELNNRTSRDLAEQCVKVLELICTRESGAVFEAGGLNCVLTFIRDSGHLVHKDTLHSAMAVVSRLCGKMEPQDSSLEICVESLSSLLKHEDHQVSDGALRCFASLADRFTRRGVDPAPLAKHGLTEELLSRMAAAGGTASGPSSACKPGRSSTGAPSTAADSKLSNQVSTIVSLLSTLCRGSPVVTHTFNYFQDLLRSELPDSIESALQGDERCVLDTMRLVDLLLVLLFEGRKALPKSSAGSTGRIPGLRRLDSSGERSHRQLIDCIRSKDTDALIDAIDTGAFEVNFMDDVGQTLLNWASAFGTQEMVEFLCERGADVNRGQRSSSLHYAACFGRPQVAKTLLRHGANPDLRDEDGKTPLDKARERGHSEVVAILQSPGDWMCPVNKGDEKKKKDANKDEEECNEPKGDPEMAPIYLKRLLPVFAQTFQQTMLPSIRKASLALIRKMIHFCSEALLKEVCDSDAGHNLPTILVEITATVLDQEDDDDGHLLALQIIRDLVDKGGDLFLDQLARLGVISKVSTLAGPSSDDENEEESKPEKEDEPQEDAKELQQGKPYHWRDWSIIRGRDCLYIWSDAAALELSNGSNGWFRFILDGKLATMYSSGSPEGGSDSSGIGLLNSKGCKQVEGESRSEFLEKLQRARSQVKPSTTSQPILSTPGPTKLTVGNWSLTCLKEGEIAIHNSDGQQATILKEDLPGFVFESNRGTKHSFTAETSLGKYVGSEFVTGWTGKRGRKLKSKLEKTKQKVRTMARDLYDDHFKAVESMPRGVVVTLRNIATQLESAWELHANRQCIEGENTWRDLMKTALENLIVLLKDENTISPYEMCSSGLVQSLLTVLNNNVDLDVKQDCSQLVERINVFKTAFSENEDDESRPAVALIRKLIAVLESIERLPLHLYDTPGSTYNLQILTRRLRFRLERASGETSLIDRTGRMLKMEPLATVESLEQYLLKMVAKQWYDFDRASFVFVRKLREGQTFVFRHQHDFDENGIIYWIGTNAKTAYEWVNPAAYGLVVVTSSEGRNLPYGRLEDILSRDSSALNCHTNDDKNAWFAIDLGLWVIPSAYTLRHARGYGRSALRNWVFQVSKDGQNWTTLYTHVDDCSLNEPGSTATWPLDPPKDEKQGWRHVRIKQMGKNASGQTHYLSLSGFELYGTVNGVCEDQLGKAAKEAEANLRRQRRLVRSQVLKYMVPGARVIRGIDWKWRDQDGSPQGEGTVTGELHNGWIDVTWDAGGSNSYRMGAEGKFDLKLAPGYDPDSAASPKPVSSTVSGTTQSWSSLVKNNCPDKTTAAAGSSSRKGSSSSVCSVASSSDISLGSTKMERRSESVLEQNIVSGPDVHEPIVVLSSADSVPQADIGSSSSASTSTLTADMGNENAERKLGPDNSIRAPGESSAISMGIVSVSSPDVSSVSELTNKEAASQRPLSSSASNRLSVSSLLAAGAPMSSSASVPNLSSRETSSLESFVRRVANIARTNATNNMNLSRSSSDNNTNTLGRNVVSNATSPLMGAQSFPNLTTTGTTSTVTMSTSSVTSSSNVATATTVLSVGQSLSNTLTTSLTSTSSESDTGQEAEYSLYDFLDSCRASTLLAELDDDEDLPEPDEEDDENEDDNQEDQEYEEVMEEEEYETKGGRRRTWDDDYVLKRQFSALVPAFDPRPGRTNVQQTTDLEIPPPGTPHSELLEEVECMPSPRLALTLKVSGLGTTREVELPLTNFRSTIFYYVQKLLQLSCNGSVKSDKLRRIWEPTYTIMYREMKDSDKEKESGKMGCWSVEHVEQYLGTDELPKNDLITYLQKNADSAFLRHWKLTGTNKSIRKNRNCSQLIAAYKDFCEHGSKSGLSQGAISTLQNSDILSLAKEQPQAKAGSGQNSCGVEDVLQLLRILYIVASDPYTTRTSQEEGDEHPQFNFPPDEFTSKKITTKILQQIEEPLALASGALPDWCEQLTSKCPFLIPFETRQLYFTCTAFGASRAIVWLQNRREATVERTRTTSTVRRDDPGEFRVGRLKHERVKVPRGESLMEWAENVMQIHADRKSVLEVEFLGEEGTGLGPTLEFYALVAAEFQRTDLGAWLCDDDFPDDESRQVDIGGGLKPPGYYVQRSCGLFTAPFPQDSDELERITKLFHFLGIFLAKCIQDNRLVDLPISKPFFKLMCMGDIKSNMSKLIYESRGDRDLHCTESQSEASTEEGHDSLSVGSLEEDSKSEFILDPPKPKPPAWFNGILTWEDFELVNPHRARFLKEIKDLAIKRRQILSNKNLSEDEKNTKLQELMLKNPSGSGPPLSIEDLGLNFQFCPSSKVYGFTAVDLKPGGEDETVTMDNAEEYVDLMFDFCMHTGIQKQMEAFRDGFNRVFPMEKLSSFSHEEVQMILCGNQSPSWAAEDIINYTEPKLGYTRDSPGFLRFVRVLCGMSSDERKAFLQFTTGCSTLPPGGLANLHPRLTVVRKVDATDASYPSVNTCVHYLKLPEYSSEEIMRERLLAATMEKGFHLN; from the exons ATGCCCTCCTCGAACTTTTTTGCCAGCACTGTGCAAAATTTTTCTTGATGAAAGTGCTCCAGACAATGTACTGGAAGTAACAGCTCGTGCCATAACTTATTACCTGGATGTGTCGGCTGAGTGCACCCGTAGGATTGTGGGAGTGGATGGAGCTATCAAAGCACTTTGTAATCGTTTAGTAGTTGTTGAACTTAACAACAGAACCAGCAGAGATTTGGCAGAGCAATGTGTGAAG GTGTTAGAATTAATCTGCACCCGTGAGTCAGGAGCTGTGTTTGAAGCTGGAGGGCTGAACTGTGTTCTGACATTCATTCGTGACAGTGGACACCTTGTTCATAAAGATACTTTGCATTCAGCTATGGCTGTAGTATCCAGACTCTGTGGCAAAATGGAGCCTCAGGATTCTTCATTAGAGATCTGTGTGGAATCACTGTCTAGTTTATTAAAACATGAAGACCATCAG GTTTCAGATGGAGCTTTGAGATGCTTTGCTTCATTAGCTGACAGATTCACAAGGCGTGGAGTTGACCCAGCCCCATTAGCTAAACATGGATTAACTGAGGAGTTGTTATCTCGCATGGCAGCTGCTGGTGGGACAGCCTCAGGACCATCTTCAGCTTGCAAACCTGGACGGAGTAGCACTGGAGCACCATCTACAGCTGCAGACTCTAAATTAAGTAATCAGGTGTCAACTATTGTAAGCCTGTTGTCAACCCTGTGTAGAGGCTCTCCAGTAGTAACACAT ACTTTTAATTATTTCCAGGATCTCCTAAGATCTGAGCTTCCAGATTCAATAGAAAGTGCGTTGCAGGGTGACGAGCGATGTGTGCTGGATACCATGCGGTTAGTAGATCTTCTTTTGGTGCTACTGTTCGAAGGCAGAAAAGCCCTGCCAAAATCCAGTGCTGGATCTACAGGCAGAATCCCAGGATTGAGGAGACTGGATAGTTCTGGGGAACGTTCTCATCGGCAACTGATAGATTGCATCCGCAGTAAGGATACTGATGCACTGATAGATGCAATTGACACAGGAG CTTTTGAAGTAAATTTTATGGATGATGTAGGACAAACTCTTTTAAACTGGGCCTCAGCTTTTGGAACTCAGGAAATG GTAGAATTCCTCTGTGAAAGGGGTGCTGATGTTAACAGAGGTCAGAGGTCATCCTCATTACATTATGCAGCATGTTTTGGAAGACCTCAGGTAGCAAAG ACTCTCTTACGACATGGTGCAAATCCTGATTTGAGAGATGAAGATGGGAAAACTCCTCTGGACAAAGCTCGGGAAAGGGGGCACAGTGAAGTAGTAGCTATTCTTCAGTCTCCAG ggGATTGGATGTGTCCTGTCAACAAAGGGgatgagaagaaaaagaaagatgcaaACAAGGATGAGGAAGAATGCAATGAACCCAAAGGAGATCCAGAAATGGCACCCATATACTTGAAAAGACTATTGCCTGTGTTTGCACAAACATTTCAACAAACTATGTTGCCTTCAATAAG GAAAGCAAGTCTTGCACTCATTAGAAAAATGATACATTTTTGTTCTGAGGCGCTCCTGAAAGAGGTTTGTGACTCTGATGCTGGCCACAACCTGCCCACAATACTGGTTGAGATAACAGCTACAGTGCTTGATCAAGAG gatgatgatgatggccATTTGTTAGCCTTGCAAATCATAAGGGATTTAGTGGATAAAGGTGGTGATCTTTTTCTAGACCAACTGGCTAGACTTGGCGTAATTAGTAAAGTGTCAACTTTGGCGGGACCATCATCTGATGATGAAAATGAAGAGGAGTCCAAACCTGAGAAG GAGGATGAACCACAAGAGGATGCTAAAGAACTGCAGCAGGGTAAACCATACCACTGGAGAGACTGGTCAATCATTAGGGGAAGGGACTGCCTGTATATCTGGAGTgatgctgcagccctggagctatCTAATGGTAGTAATGGATGGTTCAGATTTATCTTGGATGGAAAGCTGGCCACAATGTATTCCAGTGGGAGCCCTGAAGGAGGATCTGACAGCTCAG GAATTGGCTTACTAAATAGTAAAGGATGTAAACAGGTGGAAGGTG aaagTAGGAGTGAGTTCCTTGAGAAGTTGCAGAGGGCTCGAAGCCAAGTAAAACCATCTACCACAAGCCAGCCAATTTTATCAACACCAGGGCCAACTAAACTTACTGTAGGAAACTGGTCACTGACCTGTTTAAAAGAAGGAGAAATTGCTATTCACAATTCTGATGGTCAGCAAGCTACAATACTGAAAGAAGACCTGCCAGGCTTTGTGTTTGAATCCAACAGAGGAACAAAGCATTCGTTTACAGCTGAAACTTCCTTGGGTAAGTATGTAG GGTCAGAATTTGTGACTGGCTGGACAGgtaaaagaggaagaaaactgAAATCTAAACTGGAGAAGACAAAACAAAAG GTGCGCACTATGGCAAGGGATTTGTATGATGATCATTTTAAAGCTGTTGAAAGTATGCCTCGAGGAGTAGTTGTAACACTGAGGAACATAGCAACACAGTTAGAGTCTGCATGGGAACTTCATGCAAACAGGCAG TGCATTGAGGGGGAAAATACGTGGAGAGATTTAATGAAGACTGCTCTGGAAAACTTAATTGTACTGTTGAAGGATGAGAATACTATTTCTCCATATGAAATGTGCAGTAGTGGCTTAGTTCAATCTCTGCTGACAGTTTTAAACAAT aaTGTTGATTTGGATGTGAAACAAGACTGTAGTCAACTGGTAGAGAGGATAAACGTTTTCAAAACAGCATTCAGCGAAAATGAGGATGATGAAAG TCGCCCAGCAGTTGCATTAATTCGGAAGTTGATAGCAGTGTTAGAATCCATTGAACGGCTACCTCTCCACTTGTATGATACACCAGGATCCACGTACAATCTTCAG ATCCTGACAAGGCGCTTGAGGTTTCGTTTGGAACGTGCCTCGGGGGAGACGTCTTTGATAGATCGAACTGGGAGAATGCTCAAGATGGAGCCACTGGCAACTGTTGAATCTCTAGAACAGTATCTCCTGAAAATG GTAGCAAAGCAGTGGTACGACTTTGATAGGGCTTCATTTGTTTTTGTACGAAAACTACGAGAAGGTCAGACATTTGTGTTCAGGCATCAACATGATTTTGatgaaaatggaattatttaCTGGATTGGAACAAATGCAAA AACTGCATATGAATGGGTAAATCCAGCAGCCTATGGATTAGTAGTGGTTACATCCTCAGAAGGAAGAAATCTGCCTTATGGTCGTTTAGAAGACATCCTGAGCCGTGACAGCTCAGCTCTCAATTGTCACACAAATGATGATAAGAATGCTTGGTTTGCCATAGACCTTGGCCTTTGGGTCATTCCATCAGCCTACACATTACGCCATGCTCGAGGTTATGGACgatctgctctcagaaattggGTTTTCCAGGTATCTAAGGATGGACAGAACTGGACTACTTTGTATACTCACGTTGATGACTGTAGTCTCAATGAACCAGG GTCTACAGCAACATGGCCTTTAGATCCTCCAAAAGATGAGAAACAAGGTTGGAGACATGTTAGAATAAAACAGATGGGAAAGAATGCCAGTGGGCAAACACACTACCTCTCCTTGTCTGGATTTGAACTTTATGGCACTGTGAATGGAGTATGTGAAGATCAGCTgg GAAAAGCTGCCAAAGAAGCTGAGGCAAATCTGAGAAGGCAGCGACGTCTGGTCCGTTCTCAGGTGTTGAAATACATGGTTCCAGGAGCTCGTGTAATCAGAGGAATTGATTGGAAATGGAGAGATCAGGATGGAAGCCCACAGGGGGAAGGCACTGTTACAGGAGAACTGCATAATG GCTGGATTGATGTCACCTGGGATGCTGGTGGCTCTAACTCTTACCGTATGGGCGCAGAAGGAAAGTTTGACCTCAAGCTTGCACCAGGGTACGACCCTGATTCAGCGGCATCACCCAAACCTGTTTCATCCACTGTTTCAGGCACAACGCAGTCATGGAGCAGCTTGGTGAAAAACAACTGTCCAGACAAGAcgactgctgctgcaggctcctcAAGTAGAAAAGGAAGCAGCAGTTCTGTGTGTAGCGTGGCAAGTAGCAGCGACATCAGCTTGGGTTCGACCAAAATGGAGCGGAGATCAGAAAGTGTATTGGAACAAAATATAGTTTCAGGCCCTGACGTCCATGAACCAATTGTTGTTCTGTCTTCTGCTGACAGTGTGCCTCAGGCTGACATAGGGTCATCTTCCAGTGCGAGCACCAGCACCTTAACAGCGGACATGGGAAACGAAAATGCAGAGAGGAAGTTAGGTCCTGATAACTCAATACGTGCTCCTGGGGAGTCCAGTGCTATATCCATGGGAATTGTTAGTGTAAGCTCTCCTGATGTGAGTTCAGTCTCTGAACTGACTAATAAAGAAGCAGCTTCCCAACGACCCCTGAGCTCTTCAGCAAGTAACAGACTCTCAGTCAGTTCTTTGTTGGCTGCTGGGGCACCCATGAGCTCCAGTGCGAGTGTTCCGAACTTATCATCTCGAGAAACTTCCAGCCTGGAGTCCTTTGTACGCAGAGTGGCAAACATAGCGCGTACCAATGCCACAAACAACATGAACTTAAGCCGGAGTAGCAGTGATAACAATACTAATACTTTGGGAAGAAATGTTGTGAGTAATGCAA CTTCTCCTCTTATGGGTGCCCAAAGTTTTCCTAATCTGACTACAACTGGTACCACATCAACAGTGACCATGTCTACATCCAGTGTTACTAGCAGCAGCAATGTAGCTACAGCAACTACAGTTTTATCTGTTGGTCAGTCGCTTAGTAATACTCTAACTACTAGCCTAACATCAACATCTAGTGAGAGCGAtacagggcaggaggcagaatATTCTTTATATG ATTTTCTTGATAGCTGCCGAGCTAGTACTCTGTTGGCAGAGTTAGATGATGATGAGGATCTACCTGAGCCAGATGAAGAAGATGATGAAAATGAAGATGATAACCAAGAAGATCAAGAATATGAAGAAGTTATG GAGGAAGAGGAGTATGAAACCAAAGGAGGCCGTAGGAGAACATGGGATGATGACTATGTGTTGAAACGACAGTTTTCTGCATTGGTTCCTGCTTTTGACCCAAGACCGGGTCGTACTAATGTGCAACAGACAACTGACCTAGAAATCCCTCCACCAG GTACGCCTCATTCAGAACTCTTGGAAGAGGTTGAGTGCATGCCTTCACCACGTTTAGCACTTACCTTGAAAGTTTCGGGTCTTGGAACAACTCGAGAAGTAGAACTGCCCCTAACAAACTTTCGATCCACCATCTTTTACTATGTACAGAAATTGTTACAGCTTTCCTGTAATGGCAGTGTGAAATCCGACAAACTTAGACGGATTTGGGAGCCAACATACAC AATCATGTACAGAGAAATGAAGGATTCTgataaagagaaagaaagtgGAAAAATG GGTTGCTGGTCAGTAGAGCATGTGGAGCAGTACCTTGGCACTGATGAATTACCAAAGAATGACTTGATAACCTACCTGCAGAAGAATGCAGACTCAGCTTTCCTGCGCCACTGGAAATTAACCGGCACTAATAAAAGTATTAGGAAAAACAGAAATTGTTCCCAGCTCATAGCTGCATACAAG GACTTTTGTGAACATGGATCAAAATCTGGATTGAGTCAAGGGGCCATTTCTACTCTTCAAAATTCTGATATCCTTAGTTTGGCCAAGGAGCAaccccaggccaaagctggcaGTGGACAGAACTCCTGTGGAGTGGAAGATGTTCTGCAGTTACTTAGAATTTTGTATATAGTTGCCAGTGACCCTTACACAACACGGACTTCTCAAGAAG AAGGAGATGAGCATCCTCAGTTTAACTTTCCACCAGATGAATTCACAAGTAAAAAAATTACTACAAAGATTCTGCAACAGATTGAG GAACCATTGGCACTAGCAAGTGGAGCTTTGCCAGATTGGTGTGAGCAACTAACAAGCAAGTGTCCTTTCTTAATTCCATTTGAAACGAGACAGTTGTACTTCACATGTACAGCATTTGGAGCatcaag AGCAATTGTATGGCTGCAGAACAGACGTGAAGCCACTGTGGAGCGGACAAGGACCACGAGCACAGTGCGCCGGGATGATCCAGGGGAATTCAGAGTTGGACGCCTCAAACATGAAAGAGTGAAAGTTCCGCGAGGTGAATCCTTGATGGAGTGGGCAGAAAATGTCATGCAGATTCATGCAGACAGAAAATCTGTTCTAGAG GTTGAGTTTTTAGGGGAGGAAGGAACAGGCCTGGGTCCTACCTTGGAATTTTATGCATTGGTGGCAGCAGAATTTCAGAGGACAGATTTGGGAGCTTGGCTTTGTGATGATGATTTTCCAGATGATGAGTCCCGACAG GTTGATATCGGTGGTGGACTGAAACCACCTGGCTACTATGTACAGAGATCATGTGGACTGTTTACAGCACCATTCCCACAAGATAGTGATGAACTTGAAAGAATAACCAAACTCTTTCATTTCCTTGGAATTTTCTTGGCTAAATGCATTCAGGACAATAGACTTGTGGATTTACCCATTTCTAagcctttttttaaactcatgTGTATGGGGGACATTAAAAGTAACATGAGCAAGTTGATATATGAATCGCGGGGTGACAGAGACTTGCACTGTACTGAAAGTCAGTCAGAGGCTTCCACAGAAGAAGGACATGATTCCTTGTCAGTAGGAAGTCTGGAAGAAGACTCCAAATCAGAATTTATTCTTGATCCACCAAAACCTAAGCCTCCTGCCTGGTTTAATGGAATTTTGACATGGGAAGACTTTGAATTAGTAAACCCACATAGAGCTAGGTTTCTAAAAGAAATTAAGGACCTTGCAATTAAAAGACGTCAAATTCTAAGCAACAAAAATCTGTCAGAAGATGAAAAGAACACCAAACTACAGGAATTAATGCTGAAGAATCCGTCAGGTTCAGGGCCTCCTCTTAGCATAGAGGACTTGGG tttaaattttcagttttgCCCTTCGTCCAAAGTATATGGGTTTACGGCTGTGGATCTCAAACCAGGTGGTGAAGATGAG ACTGTAACAATGGATAATGCAGAGGAGTATGTAGATCTCATGTTTGACTTCTGCATGCATACTGGTATACAGAAACAAATGGAGGCCTTCAGAG ATGGCTTCAATAGAGTCTTTCCAATGGAGAAGCTGAGTTCCTTCAGCCATGAAGAGGTTCAGATGATTCTGTGTGGAAATCAATCACCTTCTTGGGCAGCTGAGGATATCATCAATTACACCGAACCCAAACTGGGATATACAAGAGATAG CCCTGGATTCCTTCGATTTGTGAGAGTCTTGTGTGGAATGTCCTCAGATGAGAGGAAGGCTTTCCTGCAGTTCACCACGGGTTGTTCGACGCTCCCACCCGGGGGGCTGGCAAACCTCCACCCCCGGCTCACTGTTGTGCGCAAG GTTGATGCTACAGATGCAAGTTACCCATCTGTGAATACATGTGTGCATTACCTGAAGTTGCCTGAGTATTCTTCCGAGGAGATTATGAGGGAGCGTCTGCTAGCTGCTACCATGGAGAAAGGCTTCCATCTCAACTGA